Proteins co-encoded in one Gossypium arboreum isolate Shixiya-1 chromosome 11, ASM2569848v2, whole genome shotgun sequence genomic window:
- the LOC108472725 gene encoding protein EXORDIUM-like 2, with the protein MSTMFLRSLLLPLICVFALATRSHGLSPGQQRPSSLDAASNTLQYHGGPLLTKPNGINVYLIWYGGFSLKDRNSITDFFASFTSPGRRQEPSVSTWWRTISTYKDKTGKPVSDTVRLVKQVGDVYSSGKTLKRAQLANLVKSKIESKIFPLDPNGIYLVLTAKHVTVERSCMASCGFHDSILVGGSTRVVFAHVGDPTVQCPGLCAWPYALPAYGPPGPALVAPNGIGTDGMIINIATLLAGATTNPFKTGYFQGDALAPLEAVTACPGIFGTGAYPGYPGALLVDKMSKASYNAYSANGRKFLLPATWDLIRLNCKVIT; encoded by the coding sequence ATGTCCACCATGTTTTTGAGATCTCTGCTATTGCCTCTCATCTGTGTCTTCGCCCTGGCCACACGGTCACACGGGCTGAGCCCAGGGCAACAGCGACCTTCCTCTTTAGACGCTGCATCCAACACACTCCAATACCATGGAGGCCCTCTCTTGACCAAGCCGAATGGCATTAACGTTTACCTCATATGGTATGGAGGGTTCTCTCTGAAAGACAGAAACTCCATAACTGATTTCTTCGCTTCCTTCACGAGCCCTGGTCGTCGCCAAGAACCCTCGGTTTCGACATGGTGGAGAACGATCAGTACATACAAGGATAAAACTGGGAAACCTGTTTCCGACACTGTTAGACTTGTCAAACAAGTTGGTGATGTATATTCTTCGGGGAAAACCCTGAAGCGCGCCCAATTAGCCAACTTGGTGAAAAGCAAGATAGAGAGCAAAATCTTTCCATTAGACCCTAATGGAATTTACTTGGTTTTGACTGCTAAACATGTTACAGTAGAGCGGTCCTGCATGGCATCATGCGGTTTCCATGACAGCATATTAGTAGGGGGATCAACTCGAGTGGTTTTCGCACACGTGGGAGACCCTACAGTCCAATGCCCTGGTCTTTGTGCTTGGCCTTATGCTCTGCCGGCTTATGGTCCTCCAGGCCCAGCCTTGGTGGCACCTAATGGAATTGGAACCGATGGCATGATCATAAACATAGCCACCCTACTTGCAGGGGCTACCACTAACCCCTTCAAGACCGGTTATTTTCAAGGGGACGCGTTGGCACCATTGGAGGCTGTCACAGCTTGTCCTGGAATATTTGGCACTGGAGCTTATCCAGGGTATCCTGGAGCTTTGTTGGTGGATAAAATGAGCAAAGCTAGTTATAATGCATATAGTGCTAATGGTAGAAAATTTCTTCTTCCAGCCACCTGGGACCTCATTAGGTTGAATTGCAAAGTTATCACTTAA